One window from the genome of Microbulbifer sp. ALW1 encodes:
- the ubiD gene encoding 4-hydroxy-3-polyprenylbenzoate decarboxylase, producing MKYKDLRDFIRLLEKRGLLKRIKHPVSPVLEMTEIADRVLRAGGPALLFENPIGYDTPVLANLFGTPERVALGMGRESVSELREVGELLAFLKEPQPPEGLRDAWEKLPVFKQVMNMGPKVVSKAECQQFELQADEVDLTKLPIQTCWPGDAAPLVTWPLVITRGPEKKRQNLGIYRMQLIGKNRLIMRWLSHRGGALDFREWQLKFPGEPFPVAVALGADPATILGAVTPVPDTLSEYAFAGLLRGAKTEVAEAKLSNLQVPASAEYVLEGYIYPDDMADEGPYGDHTGYYNEVDSFPVFTVEKITHRKDPIYHSTYTGRPPDEPAVLGEALNEVFVPILRKQFPEIVDFYLPPEGCSYRLAVVTMKKQYPGHAKRVMMGVWSFLRQFMYTKFVIVTDDDVNARDWKDVIWAMTTRMDPARDTVMVENTPIDYLDFASPVSGLGSKIGFDATNKWEGETTREWGRPIVKDPDVTKKVDEIWSALGL from the coding sequence ATGAAATACAAAGACCTGCGTGACTTCATCCGCCTGCTGGAAAAGCGCGGATTGCTCAAGCGCATCAAGCACCCCGTCAGCCCCGTCCTCGAAATGACAGAAATCGCCGATCGCGTACTACGTGCCGGTGGCCCCGCACTGTTGTTTGAAAACCCCATCGGCTACGACACCCCGGTACTCGCTAACCTGTTTGGTACCCCCGAGCGGGTGGCGCTGGGTATGGGCCGTGAAAGTGTCAGTGAGCTGCGGGAAGTGGGTGAACTACTCGCCTTCCTTAAAGAGCCTCAGCCACCGGAAGGGCTAAGAGACGCCTGGGAGAAGCTCCCGGTGTTCAAGCAGGTCATGAACATGGGCCCGAAGGTAGTGAGCAAAGCCGAATGCCAGCAATTCGAGTTACAGGCGGACGAAGTAGATCTGACCAAGCTACCAATACAGACCTGCTGGCCCGGCGATGCCGCGCCACTGGTGACCTGGCCACTGGTGATCACCCGCGGGCCGGAAAAGAAGCGGCAGAACCTGGGTATCTACCGCATGCAATTGATCGGCAAGAACCGTCTCATCATGCGCTGGCTTTCCCACCGTGGCGGTGCTCTGGACTTTCGTGAGTGGCAGCTGAAATTCCCCGGCGAACCCTTTCCGGTTGCCGTTGCCCTCGGCGCCGACCCCGCCACCATCCTTGGTGCGGTCACCCCGGTACCGGATACCCTCTCCGAATACGCCTTCGCCGGACTGTTGCGAGGTGCAAAAACCGAAGTGGCCGAAGCCAAGCTCAGCAACCTGCAGGTGCCCGCTAGTGCCGAATACGTGCTGGAGGGCTATATCTACCCCGATGATATGGCCGATGAAGGCCCCTACGGCGACCACACCGGTTACTACAACGAAGTGGACAGCTTCCCGGTATTCACGGTGGAGAAAATCACCCACCGCAAAGATCCCATCTACCACAGCACCTACACCGGCCGTCCGCCGGACGAGCCTGCGGTGTTGGGCGAAGCGCTGAATGAAGTCTTCGTGCCCATCTTGCGCAAGCAGTTCCCGGAAATCGTCGACTTTTACCTGCCACCGGAAGGCTGTTCCTACCGCCTCGCCGTCGTCACCATGAAGAAGCAGTACCCTGGCCACGCAAAGCGCGTGATGATGGGCGTCTGGTCCTTCCTGCGGCAGTTTATGTACACCAAGTTTGTCATCGTCACCGATGACGACGTCAATGCGCGCGACTGGAAGGATGTGATCTGGGCCATGACCACCAGAATGGACCCCGCGCGCGATACCGTGATGGTAGAAAACACACCCATCGACTACCTCGACTTCGCATCCCCGGTATCCGGCCTCGGATCCAAAATCGGGTTTGATGCCACCAATAAATGGGAAGGCGAAACCACCCGGGAGTGGGGGCGGCCGATTGTAAAAGACCCTGACGTAACCAAAAAAGTGGATGAAATCTGGAGTGCACTAGGCCTTTAA
- a CDS encoding RNA-binding protein produces MNIYIGNLAYGVTSDELHEAFGAFGEISRATVITDRETGRSKGFGFVEMPNDDEARKAIEEMNDQPLSGRNIRVNEAKPREDRPRRPRF; encoded by the coding sequence GTGAATATCTATATCGGAAATCTGGCCTACGGCGTAACCTCTGACGAACTGCACGAAGCATTTGGTGCGTTCGGTGAAATCTCCCGGGCTACTGTAATCACTGACCGGGAAACTGGCCGTTCTAAAGGTTTTGGTTTCGTAGAAATGCCGAACGACGACGAAGCGCGTAAGGCTATCGAAGAAATGAATGATCAGCCGCTGTCTGGCCGTAACATCCGTGTTAACGAAGCCAAGCCGCGCGAAGACCGTCCGCGTCGTCCTCGCTTCTAA
- the rho gene encoding transcription termination factor Rho has product MNLSELKTKPIEELIEIAKGMGLENLARSRKQDIIFNILKRHAKSGEDIYGEGVLEILQDGFGFLRSADSSYLAGPDDIYVSPSQIRRFNLRTGDSISGKIRPPKEGERYFALLKVSDINFDKPENARNKILFENLTPLFPNKRLTLECGNGSSEDLIGRIIDLVAPIGKGQRGLVVAPPKAGKTIMLQNMAQAITRNNPECHLIVLLIDERPEEVTEMQRSVRGEVVASTFDEPPARHVQVAEMVIEKAKRLVEHKKDVVILLDSITRLARAYNTTVPSSGKVLTGGVDAHALERPKRFFGAARNIEEGGSLSIIATALVDTGSKMDEVIFEEFKGTGNMELQLDRKIAEKRVYPAINVRRSGTRREELLMPEGELQRVWILRKLLHDMEDLAATEFLIDKLKDFKTNDEFFLSMKRK; this is encoded by the coding sequence ATGAATCTTTCTGAATTAAAAACCAAACCCATTGAAGAACTGATTGAAATCGCCAAGGGCATGGGGCTAGAAAACCTCGCCCGCTCGCGCAAACAGGACATTATTTTCAATATCCTCAAGCGCCACGCCAAAAGCGGCGAAGACATTTACGGCGAAGGCGTATTGGAAATTCTTCAGGATGGATTCGGTTTTCTTCGGTCCGCCGACTCTTCTTACCTCGCCGGCCCCGATGATATCTACGTTTCTCCCAGTCAGATCCGCCGCTTCAACCTCCGCACCGGCGACTCCATTTCCGGCAAGATCCGTCCCCCCAAAGAAGGTGAACGCTACTTCGCTCTGTTGAAAGTCAGCGATATCAATTTCGACAAGCCGGAAAACGCCCGCAACAAGATTCTGTTCGAAAACCTTACCCCGCTGTTCCCCAACAAACGCCTCACCCTTGAGTGCGGGAACGGTTCCTCTGAAGACCTCATCGGCCGCATCATCGACCTGGTTGCCCCTATCGGCAAAGGTCAGCGCGGGTTGGTTGTGGCGCCGCCCAAGGCCGGTAAAACCATCATGTTGCAGAACATGGCCCAGGCCATTACCCGCAACAACCCCGAGTGCCACCTGATCGTCCTGCTGATCGACGAGCGCCCGGAGGAAGTTACCGAAATGCAGCGTTCCGTGCGCGGCGAAGTGGTTGCCTCCACCTTCGACGAGCCGCCGGCCCGTCACGTACAGGTGGCCGAAATGGTGATCGAAAAAGCCAAGCGCCTGGTAGAGCACAAGAAGGACGTGGTGATCCTGCTGGACTCCATCACCCGTCTGGCCCGCGCCTACAACACCACCGTGCCCAGCTCCGGCAAGGTACTGACCGGTGGTGTGGATGCACACGCTCTGGAGCGCCCGAAGCGCTTCTTTGGTGCAGCGCGTAATATCGAAGAGGGCGGCAGCCTTTCCATCATCGCCACCGCACTGGTCGACACCGGCTCGAAGATGGACGAAGTGATCTTCGAGGAGTTCAAAGGCACCGGTAACATGGAGCTGCAACTGGACCGTAAGATCGCCGAGAAGCGCGTCTACCCGGCCATCAATGTGCGCCGCTCCGGTACCCGCCGCGAAGAGCTGCTGATGCCGGAAGGTGAACTGCAGCGCGTGTGGATCCTGCGCAAGCTGCTGCACGATATGGAAGACCTCGCGGCCACTGAATTCCTGATCGACAAGCTCAAGGACTTCAAGACCAACGATGAATTCTTCCTTTCCATGAAACGGAAATAA
- the trxA gene encoding thioredoxin TrxA has protein sequence MSANIVNVTDAEFEAEVLKAEGPVLVDFWAQWCGPCKMIAPVLEDLSGHYGEKLKIVKVDVDANKEAAAKYNVRGIPTLLLFKGGNVEGTKVGALSRAQLTEFIDSQI, from the coding sequence ATGAGCGCGAACATCGTCAACGTAACAGATGCAGAATTTGAAGCCGAAGTACTCAAGGCAGAAGGCCCGGTACTGGTCGACTTCTGGGCCCAGTGGTGCGGTCCCTGCAAGATGATCGCTCCGGTGCTGGAAGATCTGTCCGGTCACTACGGTGAAAAGCTGAAAATCGTCAAAGTGGACGTGGATGCCAACAAAGAAGCCGCCGCCAAGTACAATGTGCGCGGTATCCCGACCCTGCTGCTGTTCAAGGGCGGCAATGTGGAAGGCACCAAAGTCGGCGCCCTGTCCCGTGCCCAGCTGACCGAGTTTATCGACAGCCAGATCTGA
- the hemW gene encoding radical SAM family heme chaperone HemW, with translation MSIRSPQSSPVPLQLPPLSLYVHIPWCVRKCPYCDFNSHVATHIAAHAEPSGGQLPEAEYVAQLERDLRSQLPWVQGRKLGSIFFGGGTPSLFSPEAIGQILAMAESLVGFEPGIEITLEANPGTFEQAKFAGYRSAGVNRLSIGVQSFDPLQLQNLGRIHTGPEAEVAATQARAAGFDNINIDLMHGLPGQGEVDALQDLQRAVALGVEHISWYQLTIEPNTAFYSAPPVTPGSEEIAAIQRAGRAYLAGEGYARYEVSAYSRAGLASRHNLNYWSFADYIGIGAGAHGKFTLPDSGRIIRTQRTRTPRDYLALGLALGLELGQAPGVAVESGSDGFPLPKVKEVPEAERPLEFLMNCLRLESGVPAATYPAYTGLSLDSLAGEWQRLQLMELVEPLEAKIAATPFGYDYVDEILQQFLPAD, from the coding sequence TTGAGTATTCGCTCCCCCCAATCATCGCCTGTGCCGCTGCAACTGCCACCGCTCAGCCTGTATGTGCACATCCCCTGGTGTGTGCGCAAGTGCCCTTACTGCGACTTCAACTCCCATGTGGCCACGCATATCGCCGCCCATGCGGAGCCTTCCGGCGGCCAGCTGCCGGAGGCAGAGTATGTGGCCCAGCTGGAGCGCGACCTGCGCAGCCAGTTGCCCTGGGTGCAGGGGCGCAAACTGGGCTCCATCTTCTTCGGTGGTGGCACTCCCAGCCTGTTTTCGCCAGAGGCTATCGGCCAGATTCTGGCAATGGCGGAGTCCCTGGTGGGCTTTGAGCCCGGAATTGAAATCACCCTGGAGGCCAACCCCGGGACCTTTGAGCAGGCCAAATTTGCCGGCTACCGCAGTGCGGGGGTCAACCGGCTGTCCATCGGTGTTCAGAGCTTTGATCCGCTGCAGCTGCAAAACCTCGGCCGTATCCATACTGGCCCGGAAGCGGAGGTTGCGGCGACCCAGGCGCGGGCCGCGGGTTTCGACAATATCAATATCGACCTGATGCACGGCTTGCCCGGGCAAGGGGAGGTCGATGCGCTGCAGGATCTGCAGCGGGCGGTGGCGCTGGGTGTTGAGCATATCTCCTGGTACCAGCTCACCATCGAACCCAATACCGCCTTCTACTCGGCCCCGCCGGTAACCCCCGGTTCCGAGGAAATCGCGGCGATACAGCGCGCGGGCCGGGCCTATTTAGCCGGCGAGGGCTATGCCCGCTACGAGGTGTCCGCCTACAGCCGTGCGGGTCTCGCGTCCCGCCACAACCTGAACTACTGGTCCTTTGCGGATTACATTGGGATCGGCGCCGGCGCGCACGGTAAATTCACCCTGCCCGACAGCGGCCGCATCATCCGTACCCAGCGCACCCGTACTCCCCGGGACTATTTGGCGCTGGGGCTGGCACTGGGGCTGGAACTGGGTCAGGCGCCGGGCGTGGCTGTGGAGTCCGGGAGTGACGGTTTCCCGCTGCCGAAGGTCAAAGAGGTTCCAGAGGCCGAGCGCCCACTGGAGTTCCTGATGAATTGCCTGCGGTTGGAATCCGGTGTACCAGCCGCGACCTACCCGGCCTATACCGGGCTGTCACTGGATAGTTTGGCGGGTGAGTGGCAGCGCCTGCAGCTGATGGAACTGGTGGAGCCCCTGGAGGCAAAGATTGCCGCCACCCCGTTCGGTTATGACTATGTAGACGAAATACTCCAGCAGTTTTTACCGGCGGATTGA
- the rdgB gene encoding RdgB/HAM1 family non-canonical purine NTP pyrophosphatase, whose protein sequence is MDKIVLASGNAGKLKEFSQLFAGWQIAVLPQSDFLQDEAEETGLSFIENALIKARHASKASGLPALADDSGLAVDALGGAPGIYSARYAGSGASDDDNNRKLLEALEGLPTAQRGASFHCALAFVRSPEDPVPLVCTARWQGVILTHPLGDQGFGYDPLFFVESEKLTSAQLPRDVKNRLSHRAQAVKKFEQLWHAEMVLPAGQHSADSGKTLL, encoded by the coding sequence ATGGATAAAATCGTTCTTGCCAGCGGCAATGCCGGCAAACTGAAAGAATTTTCCCAGCTGTTTGCCGGTTGGCAGATCGCCGTGTTGCCACAGTCCGACTTTTTGCAGGATGAGGCGGAAGAAACCGGGCTCAGTTTTATCGAAAATGCCCTGATCAAGGCGCGCCACGCGAGCAAGGCCAGCGGCCTGCCGGCGCTGGCGGACGATTCCGGTCTCGCGGTCGATGCCCTGGGTGGTGCCCCGGGGATTTATTCCGCCCGCTACGCCGGCAGCGGGGCCAGCGATGACGACAACAACCGCAAACTGCTAGAAGCCCTGGAGGGGCTGCCCACGGCCCAGCGGGGAGCCAGTTTCCACTGTGCGTTGGCCTTTGTGCGCAGCCCGGAAGATCCGGTGCCGCTGGTGTGCACCGCCCGCTGGCAGGGTGTGATTTTGACCCACCCACTGGGGGACCAGGGCTTTGGCTATGATCCGCTGTTTTTCGTGGAGTCGGAAAAGCTGACTTCGGCGCAGTTGCCACGCGACGTTAAGAACCGCCTCAGTCATCGCGCTCAGGCCGTGAAAAAATTCGAGCAATTGTGGCATGCGGAAATGGTGTTGCCTGCAGGGCAGCACTCCGCGGACTCCGGCAAGACACTGCTCTGA
- a CDS encoding DUF4426 domain-containing protein yields the protein MKRLYAVFISMALLFWAVAAAAQTAKTIESHEDFGDYRVTYTVFNSDFIAPDIARQYNLVRAKDRAFVNISVAKKGDLQGMSVGVSGNATNLIQQSRALNFQEIRDQNAVYYLAPLRFEDEENLTFNIDLVLPDGSTRELMFRRQLHKN from the coding sequence GTGAAACGTCTCTACGCAGTATTTATCTCCATGGCCTTGCTGTTCTGGGCGGTCGCGGCTGCGGCGCAGACCGCCAAAACGATCGAGAGTCACGAAGATTTCGGTGATTACCGGGTGACTTACACGGTCTTCAACAGCGACTTTATTGCCCCGGATATTGCGCGCCAATACAATCTGGTGCGCGCGAAAGACCGCGCCTTCGTCAATATTTCTGTGGCCAAAAAAGGCGACCTCCAGGGCATGAGCGTGGGGGTTTCCGGCAATGCAACCAATCTGATTCAGCAATCCCGCGCGCTGAACTTCCAGGAAATCCGCGACCAGAACGCGGTCTATTACCTGGCGCCGCTGCGGTTTGAAGACGAAGAAAACCTCACCTTCAATATCGATCTGGTGCTGCCTGACGGCAGCACACGCGAGCTGATGTTCAGACGCCAGCTGCACAAAAACTGA
- the metW gene encoding methionine biosynthesis protein MetW produces the protein MRKDLDIIHNWIPARSRVLDLGCGDGALLERLAKEKKVSGYGLEIDPDQIQKCVERGVSVVEQNLDQGLSNFGDQSFDTVVMTQALQTLRSPHLVVEEMLRVGRECIITFPNFGQWKARWHLAFSGRMPVSDLLPYEWYDTPNIHFCTFRDFEVLCKEHGWQILHRQVVSESTVSGVLKDLLPNLFGETAIYHLTR, from the coding sequence ATGCGTAAGGACCTCGATATCATCCACAACTGGATTCCCGCCCGTTCCCGGGTGCTGGATCTCGGCTGTGGTGATGGCGCACTGCTGGAGCGGTTGGCAAAAGAAAAAAAGGTTTCCGGCTACGGCCTGGAAATTGACCCCGATCAGATTCAGAAATGTGTCGAGCGCGGTGTCAGCGTGGTGGAACAGAACCTGGACCAGGGGCTGTCCAATTTCGGTGACCAGAGTTTCGATACGGTGGTAATGACCCAGGCGTTGCAGACGTTGCGTTCTCCCCATCTGGTGGTGGAAGAAATGCTGCGGGTGGGGCGTGAGTGCATCATTACCTTCCCCAACTTCGGACAGTGGAAGGCCCGTTGGCACCTGGCATTTTCCGGGCGCATGCCGGTTTCCGACTTATTGCCATATGAATGGTACGACACGCCGAATATTCACTTTTGTACTTTCAGAGACTTTGAAGTCCTGTGCAAAGAGCACGGCTGGCAGATTCTGCACCGCCAGGTAGTCTCTGAGTCCACGGTTTCCGGGGTGCTGAAGGACCTTTTGCCGAATTTGTTCGGAGAAACGGCGATTTACCATCTGACTCGCTAA
- a CDS encoding homoserine O-acetyltransferase, with the protein MTTDAQSSYSGAAAEFPANSVGLVEPKSHTFPGPFKLACGRVLDEYTLMYETYGTLNADKSNGVLICHALSGHHHAAGYHTAEDKRPGWWDHYIGPGKPIDTDKFFVVALNNLGGCHGSTGPSSINPATGKPWGPDFPPLRARDWVHSQAQLADLLGIQQWAAVVGGSLGGMQAMRWTLEYPERVRHAVVIASAMKLSAQNIAFNETARQAITSDPDFRNGRYQEAETLPRDGLAVARMIGHITYLSDDGLGKKFGRELRSGTFEQGVEELVEFQVQSYLRYQGDSFSGSFDPNTYILMTRALDYFDLAREYDDDAVKAFSHARSKFLLVSFTSDWRFAPERSREIADALMHANVPVTYAEVESPMGHDAFLLPNDRYEKIFAAYMNNVAGEAKEGVQP; encoded by the coding sequence TTGACCACGGACGCGCAATCTTCCTATTCCGGCGCAGCGGCGGAATTTCCAGCCAACTCTGTTGGCCTCGTCGAGCCTAAAAGCCACACTTTCCCCGGGCCTTTCAAACTGGCCTGCGGCCGGGTGCTGGACGAATACACCCTGATGTATGAAACCTACGGCACTCTGAACGCAGACAAGAGCAACGGCGTTCTGATCTGCCATGCGCTTTCCGGGCATCATCACGCGGCCGGTTACCACACGGCCGAGGACAAGCGTCCGGGCTGGTGGGATCACTACATTGGCCCGGGCAAGCCGATCGATACGGACAAATTTTTCGTGGTGGCGCTGAACAATCTCGGTGGTTGTCACGGCTCTACCGGGCCATCGTCCATCAACCCTGCGACCGGTAAACCCTGGGGCCCGGATTTCCCGCCGCTGCGGGCGCGGGACTGGGTGCACTCCCAGGCGCAGCTGGCAGACCTGCTTGGTATTCAGCAGTGGGCCGCGGTAGTGGGGGGTAGTCTTGGCGGTATGCAGGCGATGCGTTGGACCCTGGAATACCCCGAGCGGGTGCGCCACGCGGTGGTGATTGCGTCGGCGATGAAGTTGTCTGCGCAGAATATTGCTTTCAATGAAACCGCACGCCAGGCGATTACCTCGGACCCGGATTTCCGCAACGGCCGTTATCAGGAAGCGGAAACCCTGCCGCGCGATGGGCTGGCGGTAGCGCGCATGATCGGGCATATCACTTATCTGTCGGATGATGGTCTGGGCAAAAAATTTGGTCGCGAGCTGCGCTCGGGCACTTTCGAGCAGGGCGTGGAAGAGCTGGTGGAATTTCAGGTGCAGAGTTACCTGCGCTACCAGGGCGATTCCTTTTCCGGCAGCTTTGATCCCAATACCTACATTCTGATGACCCGCGCCCTGGATTATTTCGACCTGGCGCGGGAGTATGACGACGACGCGGTGAAGGCGTTTTCTCATGCGCGCAGTAAATTCCTGCTGGTATCCTTCACCTCCGACTGGCGCTTTGCGCCGGAGCGCTCGCGGGAAATTGCCGATGCGCTGATGCATGCCAATGTGCCGGTGACTTACGCCGAGGTGGAGTCGCCCATGGGCCACGATGCATTCCTGTTGCCCAACGACCGCTACGAAAAAATCTTCGCGGCCTATATGAACAATGTGGCAGGTGAAGCGAAGGAGGGGGTGCAGCCATGA
- a CDS encoding dynamin family protein produces the protein MEDATLRKHIADYDHWKKALDRQFDTFSHWLEEHFPNSAGARQVVQQARQLLVEDQFTVALVGEFSRGKTELINALLSHTYGKRLLPSRPGRTTMCPTEIFSDGTEQASVRLLPIETLATNTSLESFRRIPQKWVNFDFDPDDADATRDALMRVAATKAVTPEEAARYGFDRRHLDGNGNLVQIPAWRYALISLPHPLLAQGLRIIDTPGLNALGNEPELTLSTLPSAQAVAFLLSADAGVSGTDLNMWETHLVPLREHRGTAVMALLNKIDVLWDDPDEDAGQMLRKMRAEVSKLLDLPQENVVGVSAKKALLARAQRDPVLLQQSCFGDFEQLLVQRLLDHRNKVANHRSLHQALTLMADTRDLLKRRLNSGRATLEHLKRHGSTSPDQLEELKQLHQTAKGQHKFCHQELLTLKSSQRMLSRQRASLLAPVSSQQLQQLIDETRRALIERWSPLGLARAIDGFMGGVEHQLMNLEREVDQANRLVDAIYDRSTLSNIISAEQHFDIHAFRAALRGLHRQAAQLRRSPQLLLARRNRLTERFVATLANEVGRMYSQMISSVDGWLEQVLEPLKQHVQYQKHLLNRHLIKLTELKQKTQSKRTDLRALEEELVRNHGALTALEDLLKQTQTAPQPIAPAPVASNVTPLKAAAIS, from the coding sequence ATGGAAGATGCGACCTTGCGCAAGCACATTGCCGATTACGACCACTGGAAAAAGGCGTTGGATCGCCAGTTTGATACCTTCAGCCACTGGCTGGAGGAGCACTTTCCGAATTCTGCCGGCGCCCGCCAGGTAGTCCAGCAGGCTCGCCAGCTACTGGTCGAGGACCAGTTCACCGTCGCTCTGGTTGGGGAGTTTTCCCGCGGCAAGACCGAGCTGATCAACGCACTGCTGTCCCACACCTACGGCAAGCGCCTGCTGCCGTCGCGCCCCGGCCGCACCACCATGTGCCCCACGGAAATCTTCAGCGATGGTACCGAGCAGGCTTCGGTGCGTCTGCTGCCTATCGAGACCCTGGCCACCAATACCAGCCTGGAGAGCTTTCGCCGCATTCCGCAGAAATGGGTGAATTTCGATTTCGATCCCGACGACGCCGATGCCACCCGCGACGCCCTGATGAGAGTGGCCGCCACCAAGGCGGTGACCCCGGAAGAAGCCGCCCGCTACGGCTTTGATCGCCGCCACCTGGATGGCAATGGCAATCTGGTGCAGATCCCCGCCTGGCGTTACGCGTTGATATCCCTGCCGCACCCACTGCTGGCCCAGGGGCTGCGCATCATTGATACCCCGGGGCTGAATGCGCTCGGCAATGAGCCGGAACTGACCCTGTCTACCCTGCCCAGTGCCCAGGCGGTGGCTTTCCTGCTGTCTGCCGACGCCGGTGTCAGTGGTACCGACCTGAATATGTGGGAAACCCACCTGGTGCCCCTGCGCGAACATCGTGGCACTGCGGTAATGGCGCTGCTGAACAAAATTGATGTGCTGTGGGACGACCCGGACGAAGATGCCGGCCAGATGCTGCGGAAGATGCGCGCAGAGGTCAGCAAATTGCTGGATCTGCCGCAGGAAAACGTGGTGGGTGTATCCGCCAAGAAGGCTCTGCTTGCCCGCGCCCAGCGCGACCCGGTGCTTTTGCAGCAGAGCTGCTTCGGCGATTTTGAGCAGCTGCTGGTACAGCGCCTGTTGGATCACCGCAACAAGGTGGCCAACCATCGCTCCCTGCACCAGGCGCTGACGCTGATGGCGGATACCCGCGACCTGCTCAAGCGTCGCCTCAACAGCGGCCGCGCAACCCTGGAGCACCTGAAGCGCCACGGTTCCACCAGCCCCGACCAGCTGGAAGAGCTCAAACAGCTGCACCAGACCGCCAAGGGGCAACACAAATTCTGTCACCAGGAGCTGCTCACCCTCAAATCCAGTCAGCGCATGCTGTCGCGCCAGCGCGCGTCACTGCTGGCACCAGTTTCCAGCCAGCAGCTGCAGCAGTTGATCGATGAGACCCGCCGCGCACTGATCGAGCGCTGGTCGCCGCTGGGCCTGGCCCGCGCCATCGACGGCTTTATGGGCGGCGTTGAGCACCAGTTGATGAATCTCGAGCGGGAAGTGGACCAGGCCAACCGTCTGGTGGATGCCATTTACGATCGTTCGACTCTGAGTAATATCATTTCTGCCGAGCAGCATTTTGATATCCACGCGTTCCGCGCGGCGCTGCGCGGTCTGCACCGCCAGGCGGCGCAGTTGCGTCGCTCGCCGCAGTTGCTGCTGGCGCGCCGCAACCGCCTGACGGAGCGCTTTGTGGCAACGCTGGCGAATGAGGTGGGGCGTATGTACAGCCAGATGATTTCTTCGGTGGATGGCTGGCTGGAGCAGGTACTGGAACCGCTGAAACAGCATGTGCAGTACCAGAAGCATCTGCTGAATCGTCACCTGATCAAACTGACGGAGCTGAAGCAGAAGACCCAGAGCAAGCGTACGGATTTGCGCGCACTGGAAGAAGAGCTGGTGCGCAACCACGGCGCGCTGACGGCACTGGAAGATCTGCTCAAGCAGACCCAGACCGCTCCCCAGCCAATTGCACCGGCACCGGTTGCGAGCAATGTCACGCCATTGAAGGCGGCTGCTATTTCTTGA
- a CDS encoding YggT family protein → MVNTFSNIGVFILATIGVLFLFAVLLRFMLQLGRADFYNPISQGIVKVTSPLLRPLRKIVPGMFGIDMASLVLALLVGWVMIMGAGFLAGAGMLNPLSALLWSLLGCLMTLIAILFVGMLISIVVSWVAPQSSHPALMLLRQLLEPLYAPVRKIIPPLGVIDISPIFIFILLTVADKLLLGFAQSAQMPQLVYNLFWHIPF, encoded by the coding sequence ATGGTCAACACCTTCAGTAATATCGGCGTATTCATTCTCGCCACAATCGGGGTACTGTTCCTGTTCGCGGTACTGCTGCGCTTTATGCTGCAGTTGGGGCGCGCCGATTTCTACAATCCCATTTCCCAGGGCATTGTCAAAGTCACCAGTCCGCTGCTGCGTCCGCTGCGCAAGATTGTTCCCGGTATGTTCGGTATCGATATGGCGTCCCTGGTGCTCGCGCTGCTGGTAGGCTGGGTGATGATCATGGGGGCCGGTTTTCTCGCCGGTGCCGGCATGCTGAACCCCTTGTCCGCGCTGCTGTGGTCTCTGCTGGGCTGCCTGATGACACTGATCGCCATCCTGTTTGTCGGCATGCTGATTTCTATCGTGGTCAGCTGGGTCGCACCCCAGAGCAGCCACCCCGCACTGATGCTGCTGCGCCAGCTGCTGGAGCCGCTGTACGCGCCGGTGCGCAAGATCATTCCCCCCCTGGGGGTGATTGATATCAGCCCCATCTTTATCTTTATCCTGCTGACAGTGGCCGACAAGCTGCTGCTTGGTTTTGCCCAGAGCGCACAAATGCCGCAGCTGGTGTACAACCTCTTCTGGCATATCCCGTTTTGA